In Morococcus cerebrosus, a single genomic region encodes these proteins:
- a CDS encoding peptidylprolyl isomerase, producing the protein MNKTLKLTFAALALAAAFNAQAETLAVIETNMGNISLSLDETKAPKTVANFVSYARKGFYDNTVFHRVIDGFMIQGGGFTPDLAQKATDKAVINEADNGLKNTVGTIAMARTGDPNSATSQFFINTADNTFLNFKNKTPQGYGYAVFGKVTSGMDVVRQISKTPTETRGFHQNVPIKPIIIKRITVTQ; encoded by the coding sequence ATGAACAAAACCCTCAAACTCACTTTCGCCGCCCTTGCCCTTGCCGCAGCCTTCAACGCCCAAGCCGAGACACTCGCCGTCATCGAAACCAATATGGGCAACATCAGCCTGTCGCTCGACGAAACCAAAGCACCCAAAACCGTCGCCAACTTCGTCAGCTACGCCCGCAAAGGCTTTTACGACAACACCGTCTTCCACCGCGTTATCGACGGCTTTATGATTCAAGGAGGCGGCTTTACCCCGGACCTTGCCCAAAAAGCCACAGATAAAGCCGTCATCAACGAAGCGGACAACGGCTTAAAAAACACTGTCGGCACCATCGCCATGGCGCGTACCGGCGATCCTAATTCCGCCACCAGCCAGTTCTTCATCAACACTGCCGACAATACATTCCTCAACTTCAAAAACAAAACCCCGCAAGGCTACGGCTATGCCGTTTTCGGCAAAGTAACCTCGGGCATGGATGTCGTACGCCAAATCAGCAAAACGCCGACTGAAACACGCGGCTTCCATCAAAACGTCCCAATCAAACCCATTATTATCAAACGTATAACCGTCACTCAATAA
- a CDS encoding YceI family protein has product MKKIIFAALAAAAIGTASAATYKVDEYHANARFAIDHFNTSTNVGGFYGLTGSVDFDQAKRTGKIDITIPVANLQSGSQHFTDHLKSADIFDAAKYPNIRFVSTKFNFNGKKLLSVDGNLTMHGKTAPVKLKAEKFNCYQSPMAKTEVCGGDFSTTIDRTKWGVDYLVDAGMTKNVRIDIQIEAAKQ; this is encoded by the coding sequence ATGAAAAAAATCATCTTCGCCGCACTCGCAGCAGCAGCCATCGGTACAGCCTCGGCCGCCACCTACAAAGTGGACGAATACCACGCCAACGCCCGTTTCGCCATCGACCACTTCAACACCAGCACCAACGTCGGCGGTTTCTACGGTCTGACCGGTTCCGTCGATTTCGACCAAGCCAAACGCACCGGCAAAATCGACATTACCATTCCCGTTGCCAACCTGCAAAGCGGTTCGCAACACTTTACCGACCATCTGAAATCCGCCGACATCTTCGACGCCGCCAAATACCCGAACATCCGCTTCGTTTCCACCAAATTCAACTTCAACGGCAAAAAACTGCTCTCCGTTGACGGCAACCTGACCATGCACGGCAAAACCGCCCCCGTAAAACTCAAAGCCGAAAAATTCAACTGCTACCAAAGCCCGATGGCGAAAACCGAAGTTTGCGGCGGCGACTTCAGCACCACCATCGACCGCACCAAATGGGGCGTGGACTATCTGGTTGATGCAGGCATGACCAAAAACGTCCGCATCGACATCCAAATCGAAGCCGCCAAACAATAA
- a CDS encoding DNA translocase FtsK — protein sequence MTAKSSKTASKPKAKTNAKPSTRRQSQTKAQTEPNKVSERLKAAKALQKNEEKKARPEHVVNLINDALWLFGLMVTVFIAISLASFKMTDPAWSRSVPKSDDIANFGGLFGAYVSDVGYYLFGLSFWWWIAASCVFLYKNFRPLQKRENYKSYNHGVAALALFLLLVCSPILEYFTLQNTLDETLPVGAGGLVGALAGSGLAWLLGKSGSLLIMCVMLLLSVSLLAQVSWLEFMAKTGRNTESLFSGIWGRLKKALGRRKDDGSTAEALETENTRRMVKEAKNITATPVTPLAGSTSNRKSVAVSVAPPPKIQASLFEDNEPQQTGEYHKPSMSLLRLPNGEPVSINPAELERTAELIESKLAEFGIGVQVVSATSGPVITRYEIEPAQGIKGSQIVALSKDLARSMSLQAVRIVETIAGKNTMGIELPNEKRQDVMLSEILSSPVFTEAKSKLTVALGKDISGTPVVGDLAKMPHLLVAGMTGSGKSVGVNGMIMSMLFKATPDEVRFIMIDPKMLELSIYDGIPHLLCPVVTDMREAGQALNWCVAEMEKRYRLLSHAGVRNLEGFNQKVEAAKASGKPMPNPFSLNPDDPEPLEKLPMIVVVIDELADLMMTERKAVEQQIARLAQKARAAGIHMIVATQRPSVDVVTGLIKANIPTRMAFTVQSKIDSRTILDQMGADELLKYGDSLFLQPGSAEPTRLQGAFVSDDEVHQVVNYVKSQAPADYVEGLLSGEAALETTNIVNPNAGSDELFDQAVAYILESKKTSISSLQRQLRIGYNRAANLMEALENAGVVSPADINGSRRILAQKDQL from the coding sequence ATGACCGCAAAATCCTCTAAAACCGCATCAAAACCGAAAGCCAAAACAAACGCCAAACCGAGCACGCGCCGTCAAAGCCAAACGAAGGCGCAGACAGAGCCGAACAAGGTTTCCGAGCGTTTGAAGGCTGCCAAAGCGCTGCAAAAAAATGAAGAAAAAAAAGCGCGCCCAGAGCATGTCGTCAATTTGATTAACGACGCGCTGTGGCTCTTCGGGCTGATGGTGACGGTCTTCATTGCCATTTCCCTCGCCAGCTTCAAAATGACCGACCCCGCATGGTCGCGCAGCGTGCCGAAATCGGACGATATCGCCAACTTCGGCGGGCTGTTTGGCGCGTATGTTTCCGATGTCGGCTATTATCTTTTTGGTCTGTCGTTTTGGTGGTGGATCGCCGCTTCGTGCGTTTTCCTCTATAAAAATTTCCGCCCGCTGCAAAAGCGCGAAAACTACAAATCGTACAATCACGGCGTTGCCGCGCTGGCTTTGTTCCTGCTTTTGGTGTGCAGCCCGATTCTCGAATATTTCACCCTTCAAAATACTTTGGACGAAACCCTGCCTGTCGGTGCGGGCGGTTTGGTCGGCGCTTTGGCAGGTTCGGGCTTGGCTTGGCTGCTGGGCAAATCCGGCAGCCTGCTGATTATGTGCGTCATGCTGCTGCTTTCCGTTTCCTTGCTGGCGCAAGTGTCTTGGCTGGAGTTCATGGCAAAAACAGGACGCAATACCGAAAGCCTGTTTTCAGGCATTTGGGGTCGTCTGAAAAAGGCGTTGGGCAGACGCAAGGATGACGGCTCGACCGCCGAAGCCTTGGAAACGGAAAATACACGCCGCATGGTGAAAGAAGCCAAAAACATCACCGCCACGCCCGTTACTCCGCTTGCAGGCAGCACCAGCAACCGCAAATCCGTCGCAGTCTCCGTTGCGCCGCCGCCCAAAATTCAGGCTTCTTTGTTTGAAGACAACGAGCCGCAACAGACAGGCGAATACCACAAACCCAGCATGAGCCTGCTGCGCCTGCCCAATGGCGAACCCGTCAGCATCAATCCCGCCGAATTGGAGCGCACTGCCGAGCTGATTGAGTCCAAGCTGGCTGAGTTCGGCATCGGCGTGCAAGTCGTGTCCGCCACTTCAGGCCCTGTGATTACGCGTTATGAAATCGAACCCGCGCAAGGCATAAAAGGCAGCCAAATCGTTGCTTTGTCTAAAGATTTGGCGCGTTCCATGTCGCTGCAAGCCGTGCGCATCGTGGAAACCATCGCGGGCAAAAACACCATGGGCATCGAGTTGCCCAATGAAAAACGCCAAGACGTGATGTTGAGCGAAATCTTGTCTTCGCCCGTGTTTACTGAAGCCAAATCCAAGCTGACCGTCGCTTTGGGTAAAGACATTTCCGGTACGCCCGTGGTCGGCGATTTGGCAAAAATGCCGCACCTTTTGGTTGCCGGTATGACCGGTTCGGGCAAATCCGTCGGTGTGAACGGCATGATTATGTCCATGCTTTTCAAAGCCACGCCCGACGAAGTCCGCTTCATCATGATTGACCCGAAAATGCTCGAATTGAGCATTTACGACGGCATTCCGCACCTGCTCTGCCCGGTCGTTACTGATATGCGTGAAGCGGGGCAGGCGTTGAACTGGTGTGTCGCCGAAATGGAAAAACGCTACCGCCTGCTTTCCCACGCCGGCGTGCGCAACTTGGAAGGCTTCAACCAAAAAGTCGAAGCCGCCAAAGCATCGGGCAAACCCATGCCCAACCCGTTCAGCCTGAATCCGGACGATCCCGAGCCGCTGGAAAAACTGCCGATGATTGTGGTCGTTATCGACGAGTTGGCAGACCTGATGATGACCGAACGCAAAGCCGTCGAGCAACAAATCGCCCGCCTCGCCCAAAAAGCGCGCGCCGCCGGTATCCATATGATTGTCGCGACCCAACGACCGAGCGTCGATGTCGTCACTGGCTTGATTAAAGCGAATATCCCGACGCGCATGGCGTTTACCGTGCAAAGCAAAATCGACAGCCGTACCATCCTCGACCAAATGGGCGCAGACGAATTGCTGAAATACGGCGACTCCCTGTTCCTGCAACCGGGCAGCGCCGAGCCGACCCGCCTGCAAGGCGCGTTTGTTTCAGACGACGAAGTACATCAAGTCGTCAACTACGTCAAATCGCAAGCCCCCGCCGACTATGTCGAAGGTTTGCTCAGCGGTGAAGCCGCGCTGGAAACCACCAACATCGTCAATCCGAATGCGGGCAGCGATGAACTGTTCGACCAAGCCGTCGCCTACATTTTGGAAAGCAAAAAAACTTCCATCTCCTCCCTGCAACGCCAGTTGCGCATCGGCTACAACCGTGCCGCCAACCTGATGGAAGCGCTTGAAAACGCCGGTGTCGTTTCCCCCGCAGACATCAACGGCAGCCGCAGGATTTTGGCGCAAAAAGACCAGTTGTAA
- a CDS encoding sodium-dependent transporter — protein MSSNQPRQTWSNRLTYILTVAGATVGFGATWRFPYLVGENGGGAYVFLFCIAMFVIGIPMILVENVIGRRKGVNALDAFGGSMNGKPVAKIWKLVGWMGLIGAFGIMAYYMVLGGWVISYIVNIIGGNLNISSPVSGEITKNFFTEHIENSPWEIAFYTLLFVAVNQWILVKGVIGGIEKAAKYLMPLLFLFLIAMVVRNVTLPGAMEGITFYLKPDFSKITAELFVFVLGQVFFALSLGFGVMITLSSYLDKNENLVQTAVITAITNTIIAVLAGFMIFPSLFSFGVAPNSGPTLVFQSLPIVFSNMWAGPVFAVIFFSLLLIAALTTSLTIYEVLITTIQEKTKIRRTAAITIVLAAIFIFGNIPSILSYGPWKDVSVFGKNIFDAFDYISGNILFMLTALGSALFVGFVMKDEAKDELLYKGNHTTVNIWFAYVKYLVPLVILLIFVSNLF, from the coding sequence ATGTCTTCCAACCAACCCCGTCAAACTTGGTCCAACCGTTTGACTTATATCCTTACCGTTGCCGGCGCGACTGTCGGTTTCGGCGCGACGTGGCGTTTCCCGTATTTGGTCGGTGAAAACGGCGGCGGCGCGTATGTGTTTTTATTCTGTATCGCCATGTTTGTTATCGGTATTCCGATGATTTTGGTGGAAAACGTCATCGGACGGCGCAAAGGTGTGAACGCGCTGGATGCGTTCGGCGGCTCGATGAACGGCAAACCTGTCGCCAAAATTTGGAAACTGGTCGGCTGGATGGGCTTGATTGGTGCGTTTGGCATCATGGCGTATTACATGGTGCTCGGCGGCTGGGTGATCAGCTATATCGTTAATATTATTGGTGGAAATCTGAATATTTCCAGCCCTGTCAGCGGCGAAATAACGAAAAACTTTTTCACTGAACATATCGAAAACAGCCCTTGGGAAATTGCGTTTTATACGCTGCTGTTTGTGGCGGTGAACCAATGGATTTTGGTCAAAGGCGTCATCGGCGGCATTGAAAAAGCGGCGAAATACCTGATGCCGCTACTGTTTTTGTTCCTGATTGCCATGGTCGTGCGCAACGTTACCCTGCCGGGCGCGATGGAAGGGATTACTTTCTATCTTAAGCCTGACTTCAGCAAGATTACCGCCGAACTGTTCGTCTTCGTTTTGGGGCAAGTATTTTTCGCCCTGAGCTTGGGTTTCGGCGTGATGATTACCTTGTCCAGCTATCTGGATAAAAACGAAAATCTGGTTCAAACCGCAGTTATCACGGCAATTACCAATACCATCATCGCCGTACTGGCGGGCTTTATGATTTTCCCGTCGCTCTTCAGCTTCGGCGTTGCCCCTAATTCCGGTCCGACTTTGGTGTTCCAAAGTTTGCCGATTGTGTTCTCGAATATGTGGGCAGGACCTGTATTCGCCGTGATTTTCTTCTCGCTGCTCCTGATTGCCGCGCTGACAACTTCACTGACCATTTATGAAGTGTTGATTACAACGATTCAGGAAAAAACCAAAATCCGCCGTACAGCCGCGATTACGATTGTATTGGCTGCCATCTTCATTTTCGGCAACATCCCGTCCATTCTGAGCTATGGCCCGTGGAAAGACGTTTCCGTGTTTGGCAAAAATATTTTCGATGCCTTTGACTATATCAGCGGCAACATCTTATTTATGCTGACCGCGCTCGGCTCCGCGTTGTTTGTCGGTTTTGTGATGAAGGACGAAGCGAAGGACGAATTGCTTTATAAAGGCAACCATACGACGGTCAATATTTGGTTTGCTTATGTGAAATACCTTGTGCCGTTGGTGATTTTGCTGATTTTTGTCAGCAACCTGTTCTAA
- a CDS encoding FxsA family protein codes for MQFFGIGFLVLIFLEIMSIVWVADWLGGSVALLLMVISFVSGVFMLRNTGLSGILLAGATIRSGGKVSLYQMLWPIRYAVAAVCLMSPGFISTGLALLLLLPFKGRPVMQAEVDGNMFGQRPFSTKAQDDDVIEGEYTVTGEDSDTKQQAYIEHKKD; via the coding sequence ATGCAATTTTTCGGTATCGGTTTTTTGGTTTTGATTTTTTTGGAAATCATGTCGATTGTCTGGGTTGCCGACTGGCTTGGCGGCAGCGTGGCGTTGCTGTTGATGGTCATCAGTTTCGTGTCCGGTGTATTTATGCTGCGCAATACGGGTCTGTCCGGCATTTTACTGGCAGGGGCGACGATACGGAGCGGAGGAAAGGTTTCGCTTTATCAAATGCTGTGGCCGATACGTTATGCTGTGGCAGCGGTGTGCCTGATGAGTCCGGGCTTTATTTCGACGGGATTGGCATTATTGCTGTTGTTGCCGTTTAAAGGCCGTCCGGTCATGCAAGCGGAGGTGGATGGGAATATGTTCGGGCAACGGCCGTTTTCAACTAAAGCACAAGATGATGATGTGATTGAGGGCGAATATACGGTAACGGGTGAAGATTCGGATACGAAGCAGCAGGCTTACATCGAACATAAAAAAGATTGA
- a CDS encoding alpha-amylase family protein, which yields MLTQTQQVDLTLHHLKERALAEYSPKQRATVEASEDWKQFDRRLNEHFPKLMHELDNVYNDNEAVLPMLEQLIAQAWQSYSQRDKSLKAIDAARENDPDWILSNKQVGGVCYVDLFAGDLKGLKAKIPYFQELGLTYLHMMPLFKCPEGKSDGGYAVSSYRDVNPALGTIDDLRDVIAALHEAGISAVVDFIFNHTSNEHEWAKRCAAGDPLFDNFYYIFPDRWMPDQYDRTLREIFPDQHPGGFSQLEDGRWVWTTFNSFQWDLNYSNPWVFRAMAGEMMFLANLGVDILRMDAVAFIWKQMGTDCENLPQAHALIRAFNAVMRIAAPAVFFKSEAIVHPDQVVQYIGQDECQIGYNPLQMALLWNTLATREVNLLHQALSYRHNLPDHTAWVNYVRSHDDIGWTFADEDAWQFGIHGYDHRQFLNRFFVNHFDGSFARGVPFQYNPNTGDCRVSGTAAALAGLAQHDPQAVDRIKLLYSIALSTGGLPLIYLGDEVGTLNDDDWSNDRNKSDDSRWAHRPRYNAELYEQRHDPSTAAGQIYQGLRHMIDIRQNNPRLNGGRLVTFNTNNKHIIGYIRNNALLAFGNFSEHPQTISAHTLQAMPARAKDLISGETVALNQDLVLRPYQVMWLEIA from the coding sequence ATGTTGACCCAGACCCAACAGGTCGATTTGACCCTGCATCATCTCAAAGAGCGCGCCTTGGCAGAATATAGCCCCAAACAGCGTGCGACCGTCGAAGCTTCCGAAGACTGGAAACAGTTTGACCGGCGTTTGAACGAGCATTTCCCCAAGCTGATGCACGAGCTGGACAACGTTTACAACGACAACGAAGCCGTCCTGCCCATGCTGGAACAACTGATTGCCCAAGCATGGCAAAGCTATTCCCAACGCGACAAGTCTCTGAAAGCCATCGATGCCGCGCGTGAGAATGACCCCGATTGGATTTTGTCCAATAAACAGGTCGGCGGCGTGTGCTATGTCGATTTGTTCGCAGGCGATTTGAAAGGCTTGAAAGCCAAAATCCCTTATTTTCAAGAGCTGGGGCTGACCTATCTGCACATGATGCCGCTGTTTAAATGCCCTGAAGGCAAGAGCGACGGCGGCTATGCGGTCAGCAGCTACCGCGACGTCAATCCGGCTTTGGGTACGATAGACGATTTGCGCGATGTCATTGCCGCGTTGCACGAAGCGGGCATTTCCGCCGTCGTCGATTTCATCTTCAACCACACGTCCAACGAACACGAATGGGCGAAACGCTGCGCTGCCGGCGACCCGCTTTTCGACAATTTCTACTATATCTTCCCCGACCGCTGGATGCCCGACCAATACGACCGCACCCTGCGCGAAATCTTCCCCGACCAGCATCCGGGCGGCTTCTCCCAATTGGAAGACGGACGCTGGGTATGGACAACGTTCAATTCCTTCCAATGGGATTTGAATTACAGCAATCCATGGGTATTCCGCGCTATGGCAGGCGAAATGATGTTCCTCGCCAATCTGGGGGTCGATATCCTGCGTATGGACGCCGTCGCCTTCATTTGGAAACAAATGGGTACGGATTGCGAAAACCTGCCGCAAGCCCACGCCTTAATCCGCGCGTTCAACGCCGTCATGCGCATCGCCGCACCTGCCGTGTTCTTCAAATCTGAAGCCATCGTCCACCCCGACCAAGTCGTCCAATACATCGGACAAGACGAATGCCAAATCGGCTACAACCCGCTGCAAATGGCATTGCTGTGGAACACCCTTGCCACCCGCGAAGTCAACCTGCTCCACCAAGCCCTCTCCTACCGCCACAACCTGCCCGACCATACCGCATGGGTCAACTACGTCCGCAGCCATGACGACATCGGCTGGACGTTCGCCGACGAAGACGCATGGCAGTTCGGCATCCACGGCTACGACCACCGCCAATTCCTCAACCGCTTCTTCGTCAACCATTTCGACGGCAGCTTCGCGCGCGGCGTCCCCTTCCAATACAACCCCAACACCGGCGACTGCCGCGTCAGTGGTACTGCCGCCGCACTGGCTGGTTTGGCGCAACACGACCCACAAGCCGTTGACCGCATCAAACTTTTGTACAGCATCGCCCTGAGTACCGGCGGCCTGCCCCTGATTTATCTCGGCGACGAAGTCGGCACGCTCAACGACGACGACTGGTCGAACGACCGCAACAAGAGCGACGACAGCCGCTGGGCGCACCGTCCGCGTTACAACGCCGAGTTGTACGAACAGCGCCACGACCCGTCAACCGCGGCAGGACAAATCTATCAAGGACTGCGCCACATGATAGACATCCGCCAAAACAACCCGCGTTTGAACGGCGGCCGTCTGGTTACCTTCAACACTAACAACAAACACATCATCGGCTACATCCGCAACAATGCGCTGTTGGCGTTCGGCAACTTCAGCGAACACCCGCAAACCATCAGCGCGCACACCCTGCAAGCCATGCCCGCCCGCGCCAAAGACCTCATCAGCGGCGAAACTGTGGCACTGAATCAGGATTTGGTGCTGCGCCCCTACCAAGTGATGTGGCTCGAAATCGCCTGA
- the znuD gene encoding TonB-dependent zinc receptor ZnuD, translating into MTQATLKPIVLSILLISTPILSQAHETEQSVDLEEVTVVGKSRPRATSGLLHASTASDKIISGDTLRQKAVNLGDALDGVPGIHASQYGGGASAPVIRGQTGRRIKVLNHHGETGDMADFSPDHALMVDSALSQQVEILRGPVTLLYSSGNVAGLVDVADGKIPEKMPENGVSGEAGLRLSSGNLEKLTSAGINIGLGKNFVLHTEGLYRKSGDYAVPRYQKEEGRLKRLPDSHADSKTGSIGLSWVGEKGFIGVTYSDRRDRYGLPAHSHLYDDCHADIIWQKSLINKRYLQLYPHLLTEEDIDYDNPGLSCGFHDDDNAHAHTHSGRPWIDLRNKRYEIRAEWKQPLPGFEALRVHLNRNDYRHDEKAGDAVENFFKNKTQNARIELRHLPIGRLKGSWGVQYLTQKSSALSAIPETVQQPMLIDNDVHHYSFFGVEQANWDNFSLEGGVRVEKQKAAIQYDKALIDRENYYNQPLPDLGAHRQTARSFALSGNWYFTPQHKLSLTASHQERLPSTQELYAHGKHVATNTFEVGNKHLNKERSNNIELALGYEGDRWQYNLALYRNRFGNYIYAQTLNDGRGPKSIEDDSEMKLVRYNQSGADFYGAEGEIYFKPTPRYRIGLSGDYVRGRLKNLPSLPGREDAYGNRPLIAQADQNAPRVPAARLGFHLNAALTDRIDAHLDYYRVFAQNKLARYETRTPGHHMLNLGANYRRRTGYGEWNWYVKADNLLNQSVYAHSSFLSDTPQMGRSFTGGVNFKF; encoded by the coding sequence ATGACACAAGCCACACTCAAACCCATTGTTTTATCTATTCTTTTAATCAGCACCCCTATCCTCTCCCAAGCGCATGAAACCGAGCAGTCGGTTGACTTGGAAGAGGTTACCGTCGTCGGTAAAAGCCGTCCGCGTGCAACGTCGGGGCTGCTGCACGCTTCGACCGCCTCCGACAAAATCATCAGCGGCGATACCTTGCGCCAAAAAGCCGTCAACTTGGGCGATGCTTTGGACGGCGTACCGGGCATTCATGCCTCGCAATACGGCGGCGGCGCGTCCGCTCCCGTCATTCGCGGTCAAACAGGCAGACGGATTAAAGTATTGAACCATCACGGCGAAACAGGCGACATGGCGGACTTCTCGCCCGACCATGCCTTGATGGTGGACAGCGCCTTGTCGCAGCAGGTCGAAATCCTGCGCGGCCCGGTAACGCTGTTGTACAGCTCGGGCAATGTAGCCGGTTTGGTCGATGTTGCCGATGGCAAAATCCCCGAAAAAATGCCTGAAAACGGCGTATCGGGCGAAGCCGGATTGCGTTTGAGCAGCGGCAATTTGGAAAAACTGACATCCGCAGGCATCAATATCGGCTTGGGCAAAAACTTCGTGCTGCATACCGAAGGCTTGTACCGCAAATCAGGCGATTACGCCGTACCGCGCTATCAAAAAGAAGAAGGCCGTCTGAAACGACTGCCCGACAGCCATGCCGATTCAAAAACCGGCAGCATCGGGCTGTCTTGGGTAGGCGAAAAAGGCTTTATCGGCGTAACGTACAGCGACCGCCGCGACCGCTACGGCCTGCCTGCGCACAGCCACCTCTACGACGACTGCCACGCCGACATCATCTGGCAGAAGAGTTTGATTAACAAACGCTATTTGCAGCTTTATCCGCACCTGTTGACCGAAGAAGACATCGATTACGACAATCCGGGCTTAAGCTGCGGCTTCCACGACGACGATAATGCACACGCGCATACCCACAGCGGCAGACCGTGGATAGACCTGCGCAACAAACGCTACGAAATCCGCGCCGAATGGAAGCAGCCGCTCCCCGGTTTCGAAGCCCTGCGCGTGCATCTGAACCGCAACGACTACCGCCACGACGAAAAAGCGGGCGATGCGGTGGAAAACTTCTTTAAAAACAAAACGCAAAATGCCCGCATCGAATTGCGCCACCTGCCCATAGGTCGTCTGAAAGGCAGTTGGGGCGTGCAATACCTCACCCAAAAATCCAGCGCGCTTTCCGCCATTCCCGAAACCGTCCAACAGCCGATGTTGATCGACAACGATGTGCATCATTACAGCTTTTTCGGCGTAGAACAGGCAAATTGGGACAACTTCTCGCTTGAAGGCGGCGTGCGCGTGGAAAAACAAAAAGCCGCCATTCAGTACGACAAGGCATTGATTGATCGGGAAAACTACTACAACCAACCCTTGCCCGACCTCGGCGCGCACCGCCAAACCGCCCGCTCGTTCGCGCTTTCCGGCAACTGGTATTTCACGCCACAACACAAACTCAGCCTGACCGCCTCCCATCAAGAACGTCTGCCGTCAACGCAAGAGTTGTACGCACACGGTAAACACGTCGCCACCAACACCTTTGAAGTCGGCAACAAACACCTCAACAAAGAGCGTTCCAACAACATCGAACTCGCGCTGGGCTACGAAGGCGACCGCTGGCAATACAATCTGGCACTCTACCGCAACCGCTTCGGCAACTACATCTACGCCCAAACCTTAAACGACGGACGGGGCCCCAAATCCATCGAAGACGACAGCGAAATGAAGCTCGTGCGCTATAACCAATCCGGCGCCGACTTCTACGGTGCGGAAGGCGAAATCTACTTCAAGCCCACACCGCGCTACCGCATCGGACTTTCCGGCGACTACGTCAGAGGTCGTCTGAAAAACCTCCCGTCGCTGCCCGGCAGGGAAGATGCCTACGGCAACCGTCCACTCATCGCTCAAGCTGACCAAAACGCCCCGCGCGTTCCCGCCGCACGACTCGGCTTCCACCTGAATGCCGCACTGACCGACCGCATCGATGCCCATCTCGACTACTACCGCGTGTTTGCCCAAAACAAACTCGCCCGCTACGAAACGCGCACGCCCGGACACCATATGCTCAACCTCGGCGCAAACTACCGCCGCCGCACCGGCTACGGCGAGTGGAATTGGTACGTCAAAGCCGACAACCTGCTCAACCAGTCCGTTTACGCCCACAGCAGCTTCCTGTCCGACACCCCGCAAATGGGACGCAGCTTCACCGGCGGCGTGAACTTTAAGTTTTAA
- a CDS encoding cupin domain-containing protein, with product MKPLFAALSVALLLGTSLNTQAAEQTTPTDRSIQVYKKTDLAEWNRENAAGGQGPLLGNFAFTRHQTTDQDAFKEIGWLTLPPGASIGQHKHTGNEDVYIIVSGKGLFTDSTGKQTQVGAGDITIARPGQSHALKNIGKKPLVFLDLIAETAGAKAAENK from the coding sequence ATGAAACCACTATTTGCCGCATTATCTGTCGCCCTTCTACTCGGCACATCTCTAAACACTCAAGCCGCCGAACAAACCACCCCCACCGACCGCAGCATCCAAGTGTACAAAAAAACCGACTTAGCAGAATGGAACCGCGAAAACGCAGCCGGAGGCCAAGGCCCGTTGCTCGGCAACTTTGCCTTCACGCGCCATCAAACCACCGACCAAGACGCATTCAAAGAAATCGGCTGGCTCACATTGCCGCCGGGCGCTTCCATCGGCCAACACAAACATACCGGCAATGAAGACGTTTACATCATCGTATCCGGCAAAGGTCTGTTTACCGACAGCACGGGCAAACAGACCCAAGTCGGCGCAGGGGACATTACCATCGCCCGCCCCGGCCAGTCCCATGCACTCAAAAATATCGGCAAAAAGCCGTTGGTATTCTTGGATTTGATTGCAGAGACCGCTGGCGCTAAAGCCGCCGAAAACAAGTAA